The proteins below come from a single Chryseobacterium capnotolerans genomic window:
- a CDS encoding acyl carrier protein — protein sequence MNNDEILSKLTRIFRDELDNDEIVLTPETTAEDIEEWDSLSHIQLIVAVEKGFGIRFTSSEIRSWNDVGEMIDSITSK from the coding sequence ATGAATAATGATGAAATTTTAAGTAAACTGACCCGTATTTTCCGCGATGAATTGGACAATGATGAAATTGTATTGACTCCAGAAACAACGGCTGAAGATATTGAAGAATGGGATTCGCTTTCTCATATTCAGTTAATTGTAGCAGTAGAAAAAGGCTTTGGAATACGTTTTACTTCATCTGAAATCAGAAGCTGGAATGATGTAGGAGAAATGATAGATTCTATAACTTCAAAATAA
- a CDS encoding HAD-IIIC family phosphatase, whose amino-acid sequence MYKTFSELKKELRKDSKGLKNAKVALLGDTATQFLNIALKGTAITEGINLEIFEADFGQISRQILDPSSEYYEFNADYTIIFESSHKLLGQYYKSYSSQSAFAENKISYIDELYRTIQSRTKSRVIYCNFPGINNQVFGNFSTKVESSFVFQQNKLNYLLSAELAVKNDNFFIADLLSIQNKWGRDFMFSPNIYINTEMVLSLDALPIIAHHIVSIISSLEGKFKKCLILDLDNTTWGGIIGDDGLEKIQIGSLGIGKAFTEFQYWVKALQKRGVILAVCSKNDEDKAKEPFEKHPDMVLKLEDIAVFVANWENKADNIRKIQQILNIGFDSMVFLDDNPFERNIVRENLPEVCVPELPEDPAEYLEYLYSLNLFETASFSENDTERTKQYQVEAQRAIALESFTNLEDFLKSMNMVSDVQSFNNFSKPRVSQLTQRSNQFNLRTIRYTEQDVDRLIHSENHFTISFTLEDKYGDNGLICVVVMERKDPENLFIETWLMSCRVLKRGMEDFTLNTIVDTARNNGYKYVVGEYIPTAKNQMVEDHYERLGFTRQNEKWVLSVEDYKNKNVYINNKL is encoded by the coding sequence ATGTATAAAACATTTTCGGAGCTTAAAAAAGAACTTCGTAAAGATTCTAAAGGGTTAAAGAATGCAAAAGTTGCTTTGCTGGGAGATACAGCAACTCAGTTTTTAAATATTGCGCTAAAAGGAACTGCTATTACTGAAGGAATTAATCTTGAAATCTTTGAAGCCGATTTCGGACAGATATCCCGCCAGATTCTGGATCCTTCCTCAGAATATTATGAGTTTAATGCAGATTATACTATTATTTTTGAATCTTCTCACAAATTATTGGGACAGTACTATAAATCCTATAGCTCACAATCTGCTTTTGCAGAAAATAAAATCAGCTATATAGACGAACTTTATCGTACCATTCAAAGCAGAACGAAAAGCAGGGTCATCTACTGTAATTTTCCGGGAATCAATAATCAGGTTTTTGGAAATTTTTCAACCAAAGTAGAGTCTTCCTTTGTTTTTCAGCAAAATAAGCTTAACTATCTTCTTTCGGCAGAACTAGCCGTTAAGAATGATAATTTTTTTATTGCCGATTTACTTTCCATTCAAAATAAATGGGGTCGGGATTTTATGTTTTCGCCCAATATCTATATCAATACGGAAATGGTTCTTTCTTTAGATGCGCTGCCTATTATTGCGCATCATATCGTAAGTATTATTTCCTCTTTGGAAGGGAAATTTAAGAAATGTCTGATCTTGGATCTGGATAATACTACCTGGGGCGGAATTATTGGTGATGACGGCCTTGAAAAAATACAAATCGGAAGTCTGGGAATTGGAAAAGCATTTACGGAGTTCCAATATTGGGTAAAAGCATTGCAGAAAAGAGGCGTAATTCTGGCTGTATGTAGTAAGAATGATGAAGATAAAGCGAAAGAACCATTTGAAAAACATCCGGATATGGTTCTTAAGCTGGAAGATATAGCCGTATTTGTAGCCAACTGGGAAAATAAAGCAGATAATATCAGAAAAATCCAACAGATTTTAAATATAGGATTTGACTCCATGGTTTTTTTGGATGACAATCCCTTTGAAAGGAATATAGTAAGAGAAAATCTTCCTGAAGTCTGTGTACCGGAGCTCCCGGAAGACCCTGCTGAATATCTGGAATATTTATACAGTTTAAACCTTTTTGAGACGGCCAGTTTCTCAGAGAATGATACTGAAAGAACCAAACAATATCAGGTAGAGGCACAGCGTGCTATTGCTTTAGAAAGTTTTACCAATTTGGAAGATTTTCTTAAAAGTATGAATATGGTGTCTGATGTTCAGTCTTTCAATAACTTCTCAAAACCAAGAGTTTCTCAGCTTACCCAGCGTTCCAATCAGTTTAACCTGAGAACAATAAGATATACCGAGCAGGATGTAGATCGGTTAATTCACTCAGAAAATCACTTTACCATCTCCTTTACTTTAGAAGATAAATACGGAGATAACGGGCTCATCTGCGTTGTTGTAATGGAGAGAAAAGATCCTGAAAATCTGTTTATTGAGACGTGGCTGATGAGCTGCCGTGTCCTGAAAAGAGGAATGGAAGATTTTACGCTGAATACCATTGTAGATACTGCCAGAAATAATGGATATAAATATGTAGTAGGAGAATACATTCCTACTGCTAAAAATCAAATGGTTGAAGACCACTATGAAAGACTTGGTTTTACCAGGCAGAATGAGAAGTGGGTATTATCCGTAGAGGATTACAAAAACAAAAACGTATATATTAATAACAAATTATAA